A single window of Grus americana isolate bGruAme1 chromosome 10, bGruAme1.mat, whole genome shotgun sequence DNA harbors:
- the LYSMD2 gene encoding lysM and putative peptidoglycan-binding domain-containing protein 2 isoform X2, translated as MAESLREEPPGGPESEAELSQRLARTKARSYGSTASVAAPLAERYVEHRLSAGDTLQGIALKYGVTRGGQ; from the coding sequence ATGGCCGAGTCGCTGCGGGAGGAGCCGCCGGGCGGGCCGGAGTCGGAGGCCGAGCTGTCGCAGCGTCTGGCCCGCACCAAGGCCCGCTCGTACGGCAGCACGGCGAGCGTGGCGGCGCCGCTGGCCGAGCGCTACGTAGAGCACCGGCTCAGCGCCGGGGACACGCTGCAGGGCATCGCCCTCAAGTACGGCGTCACG